From one Lysinibacillus sp. G4S2 genomic stretch:
- a CDS encoding GrpB family protein has translation MEKVNFFDSELFNEKAEKTFVLHKNKIKELMPEVDIQHVGSTAIPNSITKGDLDIQVRVDPQQFSKAVELLSNLYEVNEGSIKTDTFRAFKDDNTNPPLGIQLTVIDSEYDFFWKFREVLMANKSYRDEYDNLKKEYEGKAMDVYREAKDKFFEVLMETPEFKKYE, from the coding sequence TTGGAAAAAGTAAATTTTTTTGATAGTGAATTATTTAATGAAAAGGCTGAGAAAACCTTTGTATTGCACAAGAACAAAATAAAAGAGCTTATGCCAGAAGTTGATATCCAACATGTTGGTAGTACAGCAATTCCTAATAGTATTACTAAGGGAGACTTAGACATACAGGTTCGTGTTGATCCTCAACAATTTTCTAAAGCTGTTGAATTACTCTCGAATTTATACGAAGTGAATGAGGGAAGTATAAAAACTGATACGTTTAGGGCGTTTAAAGATGACAACACCAACCCTCCATTAGGAATACAATTAACTGTAATTGATTCTGAATATGATTTTTTTTGGAAATTTAGAGAAGTTTTAATGGCAAATAAAAGTTATCGTGATGAATATGATAACTTAAAAAAAGAATACGAAGGCAAAGCAATGGATGTATATAGGGAAGCGAAAGATAAATTTTTCGAAGTATTGATGGAAACTCCGGAGTTTAAAAAATACGAATAA
- a CDS encoding DUF6530 family protein, with the protein MRIPTHLKHKPVIVAENYANIDGRTAYHTDAQGLSLGLAQWNDRGKVDISAKVWRHTGGKWSRQSEELPLHRVLDLAILVCESQLYFKEAYQYENLYDEENPIIKRVGLQGDAMTVEVCTENEQIKEDIQLFNQALSDNGELMGERLRTLSRILKEMGY; encoded by the coding sequence ATGAGAATACCTACACATTTAAAGCATAAACCTGTTATTGTAGCTGAAAACTACGCCAATATTGATGGGCGAACTGCTTATCATACAGATGCACAGGGGCTTTCACTTGGCTTAGCTCAATGGAATGACAGAGGCAAGGTTGATATTTCCGCTAAGGTGTGGCGACACACAGGTGGTAAATGGTCACGTCAATCGGAGGAACTACCGCTTCATCGCGTGCTTGATCTCGCTATTTTAGTATGTGAGTCTCAGCTTTATTTTAAGGAAGCTTATCAATACGAAAATTTATATGATGAAGAAAACCCTATTATTAAACGTGTTGGTTTACAGGGCGATGCAATGACAGTGGAAGTATGCACAGAAAATGAACAAATTAAAGAGGATATTCAGCTCTTTAATCAAGCATTAAGTGATAATGGTGAACTAATGGGCGAACGCCTACGCACGCTATCTCGTATTTTAAAGGAAATGGGTTATTAA
- a CDS encoding MATE family efflux transporter gives MNEQILHDDKKLQKAFFSFLIPVMLANVLQSLGQVFAMFIVGHNLGVDALAAISAFFPFFFFLMAFAIGIGSGSSILVGQTYGAGNHEKMKEVVGVTLAFTTIISIVVALFGGFFIEWILRFMHTPANILDMSIRYAQILFFTLPIMFWYMVYTTFMRGVGDSKTPFLFLVASVILNILFLPPLVFGWFGLPEFGLNGAAYASVLSNLVTMLLLFAYLHKTKHILRLDKSILQHFKLKKDILASLLKLAIPASISMVAISVAEIAVIGFVNIYGSDATAAYGVVNQVASYAQVPAMSISIATSVFVAQALGANSTDMIKKIRQLSVRVNYILGGAIILIMYLFAEPILSFFIDKNDTVLIAKDYLYIAFWSYLIFGHTQTVSATMRATGVVLWPTIFLVIAIWVVEVPLAFILSHYTTFELKGVWLAYPTAFCVHFVLQYAYFKLGWQKRTLKAMLND, from the coding sequence ATGAACGAACAAATTTTACATGATGATAAAAAGCTACAAAAAGCTTTTTTTAGCTTTTTGATCCCTGTTATGCTAGCGAATGTGCTGCAATCACTAGGGCAGGTCTTTGCCATGTTTATAGTTGGCCACAACTTAGGTGTCGATGCGCTAGCAGCAATTTCAGCATTTTTTCCGTTCTTCTTCTTTTTAATGGCATTTGCTATTGGGATTGGCTCAGGTAGTTCGATTTTAGTTGGGCAAACCTATGGGGCTGGTAATCATGAGAAGATGAAGGAAGTTGTAGGGGTAACCCTAGCCTTCACGACGATTATTTCTATTGTCGTTGCGCTTTTTGGTGGCTTTTTTATTGAATGGATTTTACGCTTCATGCACACACCCGCAAATATTTTAGATATGAGTATTCGCTATGCGCAAATTTTATTTTTCACACTACCGATTATGTTTTGGTATATGGTGTACACAACCTTTATGCGTGGTGTCGGTGACTCTAAAACACCATTCTTATTTTTAGTCGCAAGTGTTATTTTAAATATCCTATTCCTACCACCATTAGTTTTTGGCTGGTTTGGTCTGCCTGAGTTTGGCTTAAATGGCGCTGCCTATGCCTCTGTTTTATCCAATTTGGTGACGATGCTATTATTATTTGCCTACCTGCATAAAACAAAGCATATTTTGCGCTTGGACAAATCGATTTTGCAGCATTTCAAATTAAAGAAGGATATTTTAGCTTCATTATTAAAGCTAGCTATTCCAGCGAGCATTAGTATGGTCGCGATCTCTGTAGCGGAAATTGCTGTAATTGGCTTCGTTAACATCTATGGCTCTGATGCTACTGCCGCTTACGGTGTTGTCAATCAGGTGGCTAGCTACGCACAGGTTCCAGCGATGAGTATTTCTATCGCGACATCTGTATTTGTTGCTCAGGCTTTAGGGGCTAACTCTACAGATATGATTAAAAAAATTCGTCAATTAAGTGTACGTGTTAACTATATTTTAGGCGGCGCTATTATTTTAATTATGTATTTATTTGCAGAGCCTATTTTATCTTTCTTTATTGATAAAAATGATACGGTACTTATCGCCAAGGATTATTTATATATCGCGTTTTGGAGCTATTTAATTTTTGGCCATACACAAACCGTTTCAGCTACAATGCGCGCTACAGGTGTTGTCTTATGGCCTACAATTTTCCTAGTCATCGCAATTTGGGTAGTCGAGGTGCCATTGGCGTTTATTTTATCGCACTACACTACATTCGAGCTAAAAGGCGTGTGGTTAGCGTATCCTACTGCCTTCTGTGTGCATTTTGTATTACAATACGCATACTTCAAGCTAGGCTGGCAAAAACGAACTTTAAAAGCAATGCTAAACGATTAA
- a CDS encoding NUDIX domain-containing protein, which produces MEVWDVYDKNRNKTGKSHVRGAKLADGDYHIVVHVWIRNNKGEILLTKRHRDKSHPNLWECPGGSILAGESSLEGVIREVKEEIGINLSRLNGKMIKSERRDTYNDFYDVWLFDQNFEITETVLQEDEVTDIKWVTKSELENMYNSKYIVPTLKYFKLIL; this is translated from the coding sequence ATGGAAGTTTGGGATGTTTACGATAAGAATAGAAATAAAACAGGTAAAAGTCATGTACGTGGAGCTAAGTTAGCAGATGGTGATTATCATATAGTTGTACATGTATGGATAAGGAATAATAAGGGTGAAATTCTTTTAACGAAAAGACATCGGGATAAATCTCACCCTAATTTATGGGAATGTCCAGGAGGTTCTATTTTAGCTGGTGAAAGCAGTCTCGAGGGTGTTATAAGAGAAGTAAAAGAAGAAATCGGGATAAATTTATCTAGGTTGAACGGTAAAATGATAAAGAGTGAACGTAGGGATACGTACAATGATTTTTACGATGTATGGCTTTTTGACCAAAATTTTGAAATTACAGAAACAGTACTACAAGAAGATGAAGTGACTGATATTAAATGGGTAACAAAGTCTGAGCTTGAAAATATGTATAATTCAAAATATATAGTACCAACTCTTAAATATTTTAAATTAATCTTATAA
- a CDS encoding helix-turn-helix transcriptional regulator: MSHEHSYTIEEVAQLLKVSKLTIYDLVKKGDLPVFRVGRQMRVDRTDLQLYIQKSKTGATPTPSTTSTTITTKNKKIIISGQDLVLDLLGKYIEKKQSNKVLRSHEGSFNGVMAMYNGECDIASLHLYDGDTGNYNTPYLKKIFVSHSYILINLISRRAGFYVQKGNPLQIQSFEDFKTKSLKLMNREKGSGARTLLDEQLRIHHISSSSIEGYNEEEMSHIDVASAVANGYADIGIGIEKISKLIEVDFIPLIRERYDIVLLKTLENQQLIESVKEILNSPDFQSAVAALGDYDVTQMGQIIYETP, encoded by the coding sequence ATGTCACATGAACATTCCTATACGATTGAAGAGGTTGCACAACTATTAAAAGTTTCGAAATTAACGATCTATGACTTGGTGAAAAAGGGAGATTTACCTGTTTTTCGTGTAGGTCGACAAATGCGAGTAGATAGAACAGATTTACAATTGTATATTCAAAAGAGCAAAACTGGAGCAACTCCTACTCCGTCTACTACATCTACTACTATTACGACAAAAAATAAAAAAATTATTATTAGTGGACAAGATTTAGTATTAGACTTATTAGGGAAATATATTGAGAAAAAGCAATCAAATAAAGTATTGCGCTCACATGAAGGTAGCTTTAATGGTGTCATGGCGATGTATAACGGAGAATGTGATATTGCTAGTTTACATTTGTACGACGGTGATACGGGGAACTATAATACGCCTTATTTGAAAAAGATTTTTGTGAGCCATTCTTATATTCTCATCAATCTGATTTCACGCCGAGCAGGCTTTTATGTTCAAAAAGGAAATCCATTGCAAATTCAATCATTTGAAGATTTTAAGACCAAATCACTAAAATTGATGAACCGTGAGAAAGGCTCAGGTGCTCGTACTTTATTAGATGAACAATTACGCATTCACCATATATCTTCATCCTCGATTGAAGGGTATAACGAAGAAGAAATGAGCCATATCGATGTGGCTTCTGCTGTGGCAAATGGGTATGCGGATATTGGAATAGGCATTGAAAAAATATCTAAACTCATAGAGGTTGATTTTATACCACTTATTAGAGAACGTTACGATATCGTCCTTTTAAAAACACTTGAAAATCAACAACTGATTGAATCAGTAAAAGAGATTTTAAATTCACCAGATTTCCAATCAGCAGTAGCTGCACTAGGTGATTATGACGTCACACAAATGGGACAAATCATATATGAAACACCTTAA
- the modA gene encoding molybdate ABC transporter substrate-binding protein: MKKFYSLLASLLLLVGILAGCGSQGSNTKTNEQVELTISAAASLQDSLEELQKNYEKEHANIKITYNFGGSGALQQQILQGAPVDLFFSAAEDKFDGLVEKGLIDNKQGTDLLANELVLIVPKKNEKQIQSFEDLTKADKIAVGTPETVPAGKYGVETLKNMKLWEDLESKVVYTKDVRQVLTYSETENVDAGIVYKTDALVSDKVDVVATAKGDTHTPIIYPVGVIKDSKHVKEAEDFYNYLQSDEAMKVFKKYGFQGAH; this comes from the coding sequence GTGAAAAAGTTTTACAGTTTATTAGCCTCATTATTACTACTTGTTGGCATTTTAGCAGGTTGTGGTAGCCAAGGAAGCAACACGAAAACAAACGAACAAGTTGAATTAACGATTTCCGCAGCAGCTAGTTTACAAGATTCACTAGAAGAACTTCAAAAAAACTATGAAAAAGAACATGCTAATATCAAAATCACCTATAACTTTGGTGGCTCTGGAGCATTACAACAACAAATTTTACAAGGTGCTCCTGTAGATCTTTTCTTTTCAGCAGCAGAAGATAAGTTTGATGGACTAGTAGAAAAAGGGTTAATTGACAATAAACAAGGAACTGACCTTTTAGCTAATGAATTAGTTTTAATCGTTCCTAAGAAAAATGAAAAACAGATTCAATCTTTTGAGGACTTAACGAAGGCTGATAAGATTGCCGTTGGTACACCCGAAACGGTGCCCGCTGGCAAGTATGGTGTAGAAACATTGAAAAACATGAAACTTTGGGAAGATCTAGAATCAAAAGTTGTGTATACAAAAGACGTACGACAAGTACTTACTTATTCAGAAACTGAAAATGTTGATGCAGGTATCGTTTATAAAACAGATGCCCTTGTTTCAGACAAAGTCGATGTCGTTGCAACAGCTAAAGGAGATACACATACACCTATTATTTATCCTGTAGGTGTTATCAAAGATAGTAAGCATGTAAAAGAAGCGGAAGATTTTTATAACTATTTACAAAGTGATGAAGCGATGAAGGTATTTAAAAAATACGGCTTTCAAGGAGCTCATTAA
- the modB gene encoding molybdate ABC transporter permease subunit produces MSTDFWSPLKLSIEIAFVSGIIVIVAGILLGKWMAKRNFKGKLFLETVLLLPLVLPPTVVGFLLIIIFGKNSVFGSLITWLFNQPVMFTWWAAVIASTVVAFPLMYQSAKTGFEAVDADIENAARVDGANEWQVFFFVSIPLTLKAIVSGGILSFTRALGEFGATLMFAGNLPGKTQTTPLAIYMAIESGNMSLAWSWVICMIVISFLMLLSVHLLKA; encoded by the coding sequence ATGAGTACTGATTTCTGGTCACCTCTTAAACTTTCTATTGAGATTGCATTTGTGTCTGGAATCATTGTTATAGTAGCAGGTATTCTACTTGGTAAATGGATGGCGAAACGCAATTTCAAAGGAAAATTATTTCTTGAAACGGTACTACTTTTACCATTGGTATTACCTCCTACTGTAGTAGGTTTCCTTCTAATTATTATTTTTGGCAAAAACAGCGTGTTTGGTAGCTTGATTACATGGCTTTTTAACCAACCCGTTATGTTCACATGGTGGGCGGCAGTTATCGCCTCTACTGTTGTGGCATTTCCTTTAATGTATCAATCAGCAAAAACTGGCTTTGAAGCAGTTGATGCGGACATCGAAAATGCTGCACGTGTTGATGGTGCTAACGAATGGCAAGTATTTTTCTTCGTTTCAATCCCTCTTACATTAAAAGCAATTGTGTCAGGTGGGATTTTAAGTTTCACACGTGCTTTAGGTGAATTCGGTGCAACTTTAATGTTTGCAGGAAACCTTCCAGGCAAAACGCAAACTACGCCACTAGCTATTTATATGGCGATTGAATCGGGGAACATGTCACTCGCTTGGTCTTGGGTGATCTGTATGATAGTTATTTCATTCCTTATGCTTCTGAGCGTTCATCTATTGAAAGCATAA
- the moaD gene encoding molybdopterin converting factor subunit 1, with protein MINILLFAHLQEIIGESKLCVELEDCTVGQIKEWMETQYPQVSLQHVMTAVNEEFATDSTIIKKGDTIAFIPPISGG; from the coding sequence GTGATTAACATTTTATTGTTTGCTCACTTACAAGAAATCATCGGTGAGTCAAAATTATGTGTAGAGCTGGAAGACTGTACAGTTGGACAAATTAAAGAATGGATGGAAACTCAATATCCACAAGTTTCTTTACAACATGTTATGACAGCGGTCAATGAGGAATTTGCAACAGATTCAACGATTATAAAAAAAGGGGACACAATCGCCTTTATTCCACCAATTAGTGGAGGGTAA
- a CDS encoding molybdenum cofactor biosynthesis protein MoaE: protein MTTSLFEIIDKPIDVEEVRQKVTDRNAGAITVFIGTVREMTKGKKTLHLEYQAYPPMAIKMFEQISKEIQEQWPEAQVAITHRVGHLEISDIAVVIAVSSPHRKMAYAANEFAIDRIKQIVPIWKKEHWEDGTEWIGDQLENVPYPKGNPSINEEELCD, encoded by the coding sequence ATGACTACGTCGTTGTTTGAAATCATCGATAAACCAATTGATGTTGAGGAAGTTAGACAAAAAGTAACAGATCGAAACGCTGGAGCGATCACTGTTTTCATCGGAACAGTACGTGAAATGACGAAAGGAAAGAAAACATTACATTTGGAATATCAAGCCTATCCACCTATGGCCATTAAAATGTTTGAACAAATTTCCAAAGAAATACAAGAGCAATGGCCAGAAGCGCAAGTAGCCATTACACATCGTGTGGGTCATTTAGAAATTTCGGATATTGCCGTAGTCATTGCGGTTTCATCACCACATCGTAAAATGGCCTATGCAGCAAATGAATTTGCTATTGACCGTATTAAACAAATTGTGCCTATTTGGAAAAAAGAGCATTGGGAAGATGGCACCGAATGGATTGGTGATCAATTAGAAAATGTCCCTTATCCAAAAGGAAATCCATCAATCAATGAGGAGGAATTGTGTGATTAA
- the mobB gene encoding molybdopterin-guanine dinucleotide biosynthesis protein B produces MGQHRKILQIVGYQNSGKTTLMEQLITQATTEGFRVGTIKHHGHGGIPMIESSKDSVRHEKAGASVTAVEGEGTLRMSIHQSNWQLADILAIYESIKMDIILIEGYKNEHYSKVVLLRQAEDQSLLQKVTNIVCVLYWPTYPLDKPLDYPTFSIHEKAQYMKFLTSFIRSLPPL; encoded by the coding sequence ATGGGGCAACATCGAAAAATCTTACAAATCGTAGGCTATCAAAATAGTGGGAAGACGACATTAATGGAACAACTCATTACACAAGCCACCACTGAAGGTTTTCGTGTAGGGACGATCAAGCACCATGGACATGGTGGTATTCCTATGATAGAAAGTTCGAAAGACAGTGTTCGTCATGAGAAGGCTGGCGCAAGTGTGACAGCAGTTGAAGGAGAAGGTACTTTGCGCATGAGTATTCACCAAAGTAACTGGCAACTTGCTGATATACTAGCTATTTATGAATCAATTAAAATGGATATCATTTTAATCGAGGGATATAAAAACGAACACTATTCGAAGGTTGTTCTTTTACGACAAGCAGAAGATCAATCTTTGCTACAAAAAGTAACCAATATCGTCTGTGTTCTTTATTGGCCAACCTACCCACTAGATAAACCATTAGACTATCCAACTTTTTCAATTCATGAAAAAGCACAATACATGAAATTTTTAACTTCTTTCATCAGAAGTCTCCCACCTTTATAG
- the glp gene encoding gephyrin-like molybdotransferase Glp — translation MLEKRKPIAVGEAVQRVMEFAFQEKIEIVSLLQAHGRFLAEDIAADQDVPAFDRSPYDGYAIRSVDSQEANSENPVTFKVVGEIGAGYVFEDIVGHQEAVRIMTGAPIPKGCDAVVMLELAHTFEEDNQMYMSIKRSYATGTNISYQGEDVQKGAILIEKGQAINPGVVALLATFGYDQVPVFRKPIVGVIATGSELLEPSESLQPGKIRNSNAYMIMAQIERAGATFKYFGKLTDDLNLCIDVVEKALQEVDILITTGGVSVGDYDYLPAIYEAIDAKVLFNKVAMRPGSVTTVAARNGQLLFGLSGNPSACYVGFELFTRPIIRTAFGNKQPHIRREQAVLGADFKKPNPFTRFVRASASYENGQLVAVPSGFDKSSAVSSLAEANAFIVLPGGSRGYEKGMQVAVLLLEDLQGSEWPWGNIEKSYKS, via the coding sequence ATGTTAGAGAAAAGAAAACCAATTGCTGTGGGTGAAGCTGTTCAACGTGTAATGGAGTTTGCATTCCAAGAAAAAATAGAGATTGTTTCACTATTGCAAGCACATGGACGATTTTTAGCAGAAGATATTGCTGCTGACCAAGATGTACCAGCATTTGATCGTTCACCTTATGATGGTTATGCTATTCGCTCGGTTGATAGTCAAGAAGCAAATTCTGAAAATCCAGTAACCTTTAAAGTAGTCGGAGAGATTGGCGCGGGCTATGTATTTGAGGACATAGTAGGTCATCAAGAAGCGGTGCGCATTATGACAGGAGCTCCTATCCCAAAAGGATGCGATGCAGTCGTTATGCTAGAATTAGCGCATACATTTGAAGAAGATAATCAAATGTATATGTCGATTAAACGCTCTTATGCAACAGGAACAAATATTTCATACCAAGGAGAGGACGTTCAAAAAGGTGCCATCCTTATTGAAAAAGGACAAGCTATCAATCCGGGTGTTGTCGCATTACTTGCTACTTTTGGTTATGATCAAGTACCTGTTTTTCGAAAACCAATCGTAGGCGTTATTGCAACAGGAAGTGAATTATTAGAACCAAGTGAATCTTTACAGCCAGGGAAAATTCGTAATAGTAATGCATACATGATCATGGCACAAATTGAACGTGCTGGGGCAACCTTCAAATATTTTGGTAAACTTACCGATGATCTAAATTTGTGTATTGATGTAGTTGAGAAAGCTCTACAGGAAGTAGACATATTGATTACAACAGGAGGGGTTTCAGTAGGTGATTATGATTACTTACCTGCCATTTATGAAGCCATTGATGCCAAAGTACTTTTTAATAAAGTAGCGATGCGACCAGGTAGTGTAACAACTGTTGCTGCTCGAAACGGTCAGTTATTATTTGGCCTTTCAGGTAATCCATCAGCTTGCTATGTTGGCTTTGAACTATTTACACGACCTATTATTCGAACAGCATTTGGTAATAAACAACCACATATACGCAGAGAGCAGGCTGTTTTAGGTGCAGACTTTAAAAAACCGAATCCGTTTACCCGTTTTGTACGTGCTAGTGCTTCTTACGAAAACGGTCAATTAGTTGCTGTTCCTTCTGGTTTTGATAAATCTAGTGCAGTTTCTTCTTTAGCAGAAGCCAATGCCTTTATTGTATTACCGGGCGGGTCACGCGGCTACGAAAAAGGCATGCAAGTAGCTGTCTTATTGTTAGAAGATTTGCAGGGAAGTGAGTGGCCATGGGGCAACATCGAAAAATCTTACAAATCGTAG
- a CDS encoding thiazole biosynthesis adenylyltransferase ThiF: MHNRYSRQQLFSPIGEKGQQLLKQKHVLMIGVGALGSASAEALVRAGVGKLTIIDRDYVEWSNLQRQQLYTEQDAQEKVPKVIAAKKRLKSINSEVEINEYILDASTEQIISLLVDVDVMVDATDNFDIRFMMNDLAQKYQIPWVYGSCVGSYGATYTIVPGKTPCLHCLLAAMPNTGMTCDTVGIISPTVQIVAAYQVAEVFKLLVGDEESLRKSYLTFDVWQNQHYEINVDKIRKSDCPSCGKNPTYPYLSYENQTKLDILCGRDAIQIRPPKPIHYNFEQLAVQLRPYGDIQKNHYLLSCQAEDYRLVIFQDGRVVIHGIQDLQKAKTIYYRLLG, encoded by the coding sequence ATGCATAATAGATATTCTAGACAACAATTATTTAGCCCAATCGGAGAAAAAGGGCAGCAACTACTTAAACAAAAACATGTCCTGATGATAGGGGTTGGTGCTTTAGGTAGTGCTAGCGCAGAGGCTCTTGTGAGGGCAGGCGTCGGGAAGTTGACGATTATTGATCGTGATTATGTGGAGTGGAGTAATTTACAAAGACAGCAACTATATACCGAGCAAGATGCACAGGAAAAAGTCCCTAAAGTAATCGCTGCCAAAAAACGACTAAAAAGTATTAACTCAGAGGTGGAAATCAACGAATATATACTCGATGCAAGTACAGAGCAAATAATATCACTGCTTGTAGATGTAGATGTTATGGTGGATGCAACGGATAACTTTGATATTCGCTTTATGATGAACGACCTTGCACAAAAATATCAAATTCCATGGGTTTATGGTTCTTGTGTTGGTAGTTACGGTGCTACTTATACGATTGTGCCAGGTAAAACACCTTGTTTACATTGTTTGCTAGCTGCAATGCCCAACACAGGGATGACATGCGATACAGTTGGTATTATCAGTCCAACAGTTCAAATCGTAGCGGCGTATCAAGTAGCGGAGGTTTTCAAACTTTTAGTAGGCGATGAAGAATCCTTACGAAAAAGTTATTTAACTTTTGATGTTTGGCAAAATCAACACTATGAAATAAACGTGGACAAAATACGTAAAAGTGATTGTCCATCTTGTGGAAAAAACCCGACATATCCGTATTTGTCCTATGAAAATCAAACAAAATTAGATATTTTATGTGGTCGTGATGCCATTCAAATCCGTCCACCAAAACCGATTCACTATAATTTTGAGCAGCTTGCTGTCCAACTTCGTCCTTATGGAGATATTCAAAAAAATCACTACTTACTATCTTGCCAAGCGGAAGATTATCGACTGGTGATTTTCCAGGATGGTCGTGTTGTTATTCATGGTATACAAGATTTACAAAAAGCTAAAACCATTTATTATCGTTTACTCGGATAA